One genomic region from Nymphaea colorata isolate Beijing-Zhang1983 chromosome 10, ASM883128v2, whole genome shotgun sequence encodes:
- the LOC116262343 gene encoding phospholipid:diacylglycerol acyltransferase 1, with translation MASMLRRRKAAEKLETPTEEEARKEDGQEDAKGRKEKERERAKKKAEWSCINSCCWFIGVICCVWWFLLFLYNAMPASFPQYVTEAITGPMPDPPGVKLQKEGLVARHPVVFVPGIVTGGLELWEGHPCADGLFRKRLWGGTFGEVYKRPLCWVEHMSLDNETGLDKSGIRVRPVTGLVAADYFAPGYFVWAVLIANLARIGYEEKTMYMAAYDWRLAFQNTEVRDQTLSRIKSNIELMVATNGGKKVVVIPHSMGVLYFLHFMKWVEAPAPMGGGGGSDWCAKHIKAIVNIGGPFLGVPKAIAGLFSAEAKDVAVARAIAPGVLDSELFGLQTLQHVMRMTRTWDSTMSMIPKGGDTIWGDLDWSPEDGYDCNQRKAKNGDVMNDTDSLISKTKVHYGRIVSFGKDVAEAPSSNIERKGFKDAVKDKLLSSNSSCSSDVWTEYHEMNWASIESVADYKVYTAGTLLDLLQYVAPKMMQRGGTHFSFGIADNLDDPKYNHYKYWSNPLETKLPDAPEMEIYSMYGVGIPTERSYVYKLSHSSDTCFIPFQIDTSADDREPGSCLKGGVFSVDGDETVPVLSSGFMCAKAWRGKTRFNPSGIKTYVREYDHAPPANLLEGRGTQSGAHVDIMGNFQLIEDIIRVAAGATGEELGGDQVYSDIFRWSEKIKLKL, from the exons ATGGCGTCGATGCTGAGGAGGAGGAAGGCGGCGGAGAAGTTAGAGACGCCGACGGAGGAAGAGGCGAGGAAGGAGGACGGGCAGGAGGACGCTAAggggaggaaggagaaggagagggagagggcgAAGAAGAAGGCTGAGTGGTCGTGCATCAACAGTTGCTGCTGGTTCATCGGCGTCATCTGCTGCGTCTGGTggttcctcctcttcctctacaACGCCATGCCCGCCTCCTTTCCCCAGTACGTCACCGAGGCAATCACCGGCCCCATGCCCGACCCTCCCGGCGTCAAACTGCAGAAGGAAGGGCTCGTGGCGCGGCACCCGGTCGTCTTCGTCCCCGGAATCGTCACCGGTGGGCTCGAGCTCTGGGAGGGTCACCCTTGTGCTGACGGTCTCTTCCGCAAGCGGCTCTGGGGCGGCACCTTCGGCGAGGTTTACAAGAG GCCTTTATGCTGGGTGGAGCACATGTCTTTGGATAATGAAACTGGGTTGGACAAATCTGGTATTAGAGTGAGGCCAGTTACTGGGCTTGTTGCGGCAGATTATTTTGCGCCGGGTTACTTTGTCTGGGCTGTGCTAATTGCAAATTTGGCCCGTATTGGGTATGAGGAGAAAACCATGTACATGGCTGCATATGACTGGAGACTTGCCTTTCAGAACACTGAG GTCCGTGATCAAACACTTAGTCGAATTAAAAGCAATATTGAACTCATGGTTGCCACAAATGGTGGCAAAAAGGTGGTGGTTATTCCTCACTCAATGGGTGTTCtatatttccttcattttatgAAGTGGGTTGAAGCACCTGCTCCAATGGGTGGAGGAGGTGGCTCTGATTGGTGTGCAAAGCATATAAAGGCCATTGTGAACATTGGTGGACCATTTCTGGGTGTCCCAAAAGCAATTGCTGGGCTTTTCTCTGCTGAGGCTAAGGATGTTGCTGTGGCCAG GGCAATTGCACCTGGTGTGCTTGATTCTGAGTTGTTCGGCTTGCAAACCTTACAGCATGTGATGAGAATGACGCGTACATGGGATTCAACCATGTCAATGATACCAAAAGGTGGTGACACCATTTGGGGAGACCTGGACTGGTCACCTGAGGATGGCTATGACTGTAaccaaagaaaagcaaaaaatggcGATGTGATGAACGATACAGACAGCCTAATCTCCAAAACCAAGGTGCACTATGGAAGGATTGTTTCTTTTGGAAAGGATGTGGCTGAGGCACCCTCTTCCAACATTGAGAGGAAGGGTTTTAAG GATGCTGTCAAGGATAAGCTACTATCTTCAAATTCGTCCTGTTCTAGTGATGTATGGACAGAATATCATGAAATGAACTGGGCTAGCATTGAATCGGTTGCTGACTACAAGGTGTACACAGCTGGAACACTTTTAGACCTGCTTCAGTATGTTGCTCCAAAAATGATGCAACGTGGCGgaactcatttttcatttgggaTTGCAGACAATTTGGATGACCCTAAGTATAATCACTACAAGTATTGGTCAAACCCTTTGGAAACAAA GTTACCGGATGCTCCTGAGATGGAGATTTATTCTATGTATGGAGTTGGTATTCCTACTGAAAGATCATATGTTTATAAACTTTCCCACTCATCAGACACATGCTTCATCCCTTTCCAGATCGACACTTCAGCTGATGACAGAGAACCTGGGAGTTGTTTGAAAGGCGGTGTCTTTTCAGTTGATGGGGACGAAACAGTACCTGTCTTGAGCTCGGGCTTTATGTGTGCAAAAGCTTGGCGTGGAAAAACAAGATTCAATCCTTCAGGCATCAAGACCTATGTGAGAGAGTACGATCATGCTCCTCCTGCAAACCTTTTGGAAGGCCGTGGAACTCAGAGTGGTGCTCATGTTGATATAATGGGAAACTTTCAATTGATTGAGGATATTATAAGAGTGGCAGCAGGAGCTACGGGGGAAGAGCTGGGTGGTGATCAAGTTTATTCTGATATCTTTAGATGGTCTGAAAAGATCAAGCTGAAGCTGTAA